In Aquiflexum balticum DSM 16537, a single genomic region encodes these proteins:
- a CDS encoding Fe(3+) ABC transporter substrate-binding protein codes for MINFALSTIYIMLKNILKSTLIASFGAILFSCGSGTEKQEEVNVYTHRHYEADQKLFDMFTEKTGIKVNVVSASADELIQKLELEGVNSPADVLITVDAGRLHRAEEKDLLQSVNSENLNANIPAKFRDPEGFWFGLTYRARIIAYSKERVNPEELSSYEALTEPQWKGRVLTRSSENIYNQSLLASIIAHHGKEGAEQWAAGLLENMARAPKGSDRDQVKAVASGEGDVAIVNTYYIGIMLNDANEEERKAADKISIFFPNQSDRGTHINISGAAVTKYAPNKENAIKLIEFLSNEEAQGLLSNINFEYPVNPKVEFSEMLKSWGSFKADDLNLSVLGDNNNDAVMIFDKVGWK; via the coding sequence ATGATTAATTTTGCCCTGTCAACTATTTATATTATGCTAAAAAATATTCTCAAATCAACTTTAATCGCCTCTTTCGGGGCAATTTTGTTTTCATGCGGTTCCGGCACAGAAAAGCAGGAAGAGGTCAATGTCTATACACATCGGCATTATGAAGCAGACCAAAAGCTATTTGACATGTTTACCGAAAAAACAGGCATCAAAGTGAATGTCGTTTCGGCTTCAGCAGATGAACTGATACAAAAACTGGAACTGGAGGGGGTAAATTCTCCGGCAGATGTCCTTATCACTGTGGATGCAGGAAGATTACACCGGGCTGAAGAAAAAGACCTTTTACAATCTGTAAATTCTGAAAATTTGAATGCAAATATTCCTGCCAAATTCAGGGATCCTGAAGGTTTTTGGTTTGGTCTAACATACCGAGCAAGGATAATCGCTTACAGCAAAGAAAGAGTAAATCCTGAAGAACTGAGCAGTTATGAAGCCCTGACTGAACCACAATGGAAAGGTAGAGTACTTACCCGAAGTTCTGAAAACATCTATAACCAATCTCTTTTAGCTTCCATTATTGCACATCATGGTAAAGAAGGTGCAGAACAATGGGCTGCGGGATTGTTGGAAAATATGGCAAGAGCCCCCAAAGGCAGTGACAGAGATCAGGTTAAAGCTGTTGCTTCCGGTGAAGGTGATGTAGCTATTGTAAATACTTACTATATCGGTATCATGCTCAATGATGCCAATGAAGAAGAAAGAAAAGCTGCTGACAAAATCTCCATTTTCTTCCCCAACCAATCTGATAGAGGAACACACATCAATATATCGGGTGCTGCTGTGACAAAGTATGCTCCTAATAAAGAAAATGCTATCAAATTGATAGAATTTCTTTCCAATGAAGAAGCCCAAGGGCTTTTGTCCAATATCAATTTTGAATATCCCGTAAATCCCAAAGTTGAATTTTCAGAAATGTTGAAAAGTTGGGGATCTTTTAAAGCTGACGATCTCAACTTGTCAGTTCTGGGAGACAACAACAACGATGCCGTCATGATTTTTGACAAAGTGGGCTGGAAATAA
- a CDS encoding ABC transporter ATP-binding protein, with protein MRILSLQHINKKYNKADEFAVNDVSFDVEEGEILALVGESGSGKTTLLRLIAGLEHPDSGSISLLGQTIVEGVRSVPAHERQVGMVFQDYALFPHLTILENVKFGLKKAKGNPEQIALETLKLVGLKEDFSKYPHQLSGGQQQRVALARAIAPNPKILLMDEPFSNLDALLKDQVREEIRQIIKKTGITAIFVTHDTKDALSTADRIAILHKGYLQQIDIPKNLYENPVNPYVANFFGKRNEILATPTEEGYYTTFGFIADPEAKKFTGKVLLHFRPEHGEVVQRDGQQLTGKIVKISYFGSHQMVKLADDEGKRVIIRTNPGRSFEGLERANFYLWKYEVEEAF; from the coding sequence ATGAGGATTTTATCACTCCAACACATCAATAAAAAATATAACAAAGCAGATGAGTTTGCTGTCAATGACGTTTCTTTTGATGTAGAGGAAGGAGAGATACTTGCCTTGGTAGGAGAGAGCGGTTCTGGAAAAACCACATTGCTAAGACTAATCGCCGGGTTGGAACATCCGGACTCGGGTTCAATTTCCCTTTTGGGACAGACCATTGTGGAAGGTGTCAGATCAGTCCCCGCCCATGAAAGGCAAGTCGGGATGGTTTTCCAGGATTATGCCCTGTTTCCACATCTGACAATCCTTGAAAATGTTAAATTCGGATTGAAAAAGGCCAAAGGAAATCCGGAACAAATCGCCTTGGAAACACTCAAATTAGTAGGTTTAAAGGAAGATTTTTCAAAATATCCACACCAACTTTCCGGTGGTCAGCAGCAACGTGTGGCTTTGGCAAGGGCAATTGCCCCCAATCCCAAAATCCTATTGATGGATGAACCTTTCAGTAATCTTGATGCCTTGCTCAAAGATCAGGTAAGGGAAGAAATCCGTCAGATTATCAAAAAGACAGGCATTACTGCGATTTTTGTAACGCATGATACTAAGGATGCACTTTCTACAGCTGACAGGATTGCCATACTGCACAAGGGATATCTTCAGCAAATAGATATTCCAAAAAATCTGTACGAAAATCCCGTAAATCCCTACGTGGCAAATTTTTTTGGTAAAAGAAACGAGATATTGGCCACGCCCACTGAAGAAGGGTATTATACAACTTTTGGCTTTATTGCAGACCCTGAGGCAAAAAAATTCACAGGCAAAGTCCTTTTGCACTTCCGTCCCGAGCATGGAGAGGTTGTCCAAAGAGACGGCCAACAATTGACCGGAAAAATTGTAAAGATTTCCTACTTCGGCAGTCATCAAATGGTAAAATTGGCGGATGATGAAGGAAAGCGTGTCATCATCCGAACCAATCCCGGAAGATCCTTTGAAGGACTGGAAAGAGCTAATTTTTACCTTTGGAAATACGAGGTGGAAGAAGCTTTCTAA
- a CDS encoding ABC transporter permease — translation MNILKRNYFWWNKWTGYSLLILLLVATPLFTIFIKLFDSPGGSWSHIANNLLVGYFQNTILLLLGVALMTFLLGVSTAWLVSNYEFPGRKYFEWLLILPLGFPGYIMAYTYVGLLGYTGPIQVFFRNNFDVQVKGSLIDIMNLPGAIFILSITLFPYVFLITRSSFLQQSKTFQEASFLLGVNRFKTFFKVALPMARPAIVAGIALASMEVLNDYGTVKYFGVNTFTTGIFRAWFSMGDASTAIYLAAILMVFVFVILYLESLQRGNRQYSSVNGIQKPTARVHPTLGKKILYSSICSSIFLLSFLFPFLQLLQWVSMTYTKVVNQDFLLLIYRSFGLAALSGIFIVILSIVLLYTLRLSPFKWVKNITKIATLGYAIPGAVIAVGVMIPFISLDKWIYGTLFTSQVAGLFFSGTLFALVFAYIVRFMAVGYNPVEAGFQKIGIHVNEASRLLGVRSTKTLWKIDLPLIKTSLVSGILLVFVDVLKELPLTLILRPFNYQTLATKAFDMATNEMIAESANAALIIILTGIIPIIFLNRLIKKREL, via the coding sequence TTGAACATTTTAAAAAGAAATTATTTCTGGTGGAATAAATGGACTGGCTACTCGCTGCTGATACTGCTGCTGGTAGCCACTCCTTTATTTACCATTTTTATCAAACTTTTTGATAGTCCTGGCGGAAGTTGGTCACATATTGCCAATAATCTGCTAGTGGGCTATTTTCAGAATACCATCCTTTTGCTTTTAGGAGTTGCTTTAATGACATTCCTGCTAGGGGTCAGTACAGCTTGGTTGGTATCCAATTATGAATTTCCGGGAAGAAAATATTTTGAATGGCTGTTGATTTTGCCCTTGGGGTTTCCGGGATATATTATGGCATATACTTATGTCGGCTTATTGGGTTATACAGGACCTATTCAGGTTTTTTTCAGAAACAACTTTGATGTACAGGTAAAAGGCAGCTTGATAGATATTATGAATCTTCCAGGTGCAATTTTTATTTTATCGATTACACTGTTTCCTTATGTCTTTCTGATAACCCGATCATCTTTCCTGCAGCAATCCAAAACTTTCCAAGAGGCATCATTTTTATTGGGAGTCAATCGATTCAAAACTTTTTTTAAAGTTGCTTTACCCATGGCCCGGCCAGCTATTGTCGCCGGGATTGCGCTGGCATCCATGGAAGTATTGAATGATTATGGTACCGTCAAATATTTTGGGGTCAACACGTTTACCACGGGAATCTTCAGGGCGTGGTTTTCAATGGGGGACGCATCCACAGCAATCTATCTGGCAGCCATCTTGATGGTTTTTGTTTTTGTGATCCTTTATCTCGAGTCTCTGCAACGTGGTAACCGACAATATTCCTCTGTCAATGGAATACAGAAGCCAACAGCCCGGGTCCATCCCACATTGGGCAAAAAAATTTTATACTCAAGTATTTGTTCATCCATATTCCTGTTAAGTTTTCTTTTTCCATTTCTTCAACTTTTACAGTGGGTCAGCATGACTTACACTAAAGTGGTAAATCAGGACTTCTTATTGTTGATCTATCGAAGTTTTGGATTGGCTGCTTTAAGTGGAATTTTTATTGTTATACTTTCTATTGTATTGCTGTACACATTGAGATTAAGTCCATTTAAATGGGTTAAAAATATTACCAAGATTGCAACTTTGGGCTATGCTATTCCAGGTGCGGTGATTGCTGTAGGCGTGATGATTCCATTTATTTCCTTGGACAAATGGATTTATGGTACTTTGTTCACTTCTCAGGTTGCGGGACTGTTTTTCTCGGGGACATTGTTTGCTTTGGTATTTGCTTACATTGTAAGGTTTATGGCTGTAGGCTATAATCCTGTAGAAGCTGGTTTTCAAAAAATCGGCATCCATGTCAATGAAGCCAGTAGGCTGCTTGGCGTAAGAAGTACCAAGACACTATGGAAAATTGACCTGCCATTGATCAAAACAAGTTTGGTATCAGGCATATTGCTGGTATTTGTAGATGTATTAAAAGAATTACCCTTAACTTTGATCCTTCGTCCGTTCAATTACCAAACTTTGGCCACCAAGGCCTTTGACATGGCCACCAACGAGATGATTGCTGAATCAGCCAATGCCGCCCTGATTATCATTCTGACAGGAATCATTCCTATCATATTCCTGAACAGATTGATCAAAAAACGAGAACTTTAG
- a CDS encoding magnesium citrate secondary transporter yields MGIYIPIAHAYLDDLLAMPVVLGITLQVYRWIHPLRENFTFSKAQVVVGWVYFSFLFEFLLPRWSTTYTADLWDVFCYGIGAIIFYKLINIKS; encoded by the coding sequence TTGGGGATTTACATTCCAATTGCACACGCTTATTTAGATGACTTATTGGCAATGCCTGTAGTATTGGGAATTACTTTGCAGGTTTATAGATGGATTCATCCATTGAGGGAGAATTTTACTTTCAGTAAAGCCCAGGTAGTGGTTGGTTGGGTATATTTTTCTTTTCTCTTCGAATTCCTTTTGCCCCGATGGTCTACAACCTATACTGCAGATCTATGGGATGTTTTTTGCTATGGAATCGGCGCGATAATTTTTTACAAGCTGATCAACATAAAAAGCTGA
- a CDS encoding vWA domain-containing protein: MKGFRFTQYVPPNDPEKNTFDNLLNIFLQLVTMTGGDVAEALSWLTNLDKRYNMTNPNYGIGDFIEDLKTKGYLTEENQKGEFKITGKAEQSIRKNALEEIFGKLKKGKGGFHKTTQSGQGDERGTDRRPYNFGDNLDQIALTDSIRNAQVNHGFGGDYLLTEDDLEVIENEFRTQTSTVLMIDISHSMILYGEDRITPAKKVAMALAELIKTRYPKDTLDIIVFGNDAWQIEIKDLPYLQVGPYHTNTVAGLELAMDLLRKRKNPNKQIFMITDGKPTCLKVGIKYYKNAFGIDSKILSETLKLAAQCRKLKIPVTTFMIASDPYLKEFVKEFTKVNNGNAYYSSLKGLGDLIFEDYRRNRTKKF, translated from the coding sequence ATGAAAGGATTTCGTTTTACACAGTATGTTCCCCCGAATGATCCGGAGAAGAATACCTTCGATAATTTGCTGAATATTTTCTTACAATTGGTCACTATGACCGGAGGAGATGTGGCTGAGGCATTGAGTTGGCTGACCAATTTGGATAAGCGCTACAATATGACGAACCCCAATTATGGGATAGGAGATTTTATTGAAGATCTCAAAACCAAAGGGTATTTAACCGAAGAAAACCAAAAAGGGGAATTTAAGATTACGGGAAAAGCAGAGCAGTCAATCAGGAAAAATGCCTTGGAGGAAATTTTCGGGAAATTGAAAAAAGGGAAAGGTGGATTTCACAAAACAACCCAATCAGGACAAGGCGACGAAAGAGGCACAGATCGTAGGCCATACAACTTTGGAGACAATCTGGATCAGATTGCCTTGACTGATTCCATTAGAAACGCCCAAGTTAATCATGGCTTTGGAGGCGATTACCTGCTTACTGAAGATGATCTGGAGGTAATTGAAAATGAATTCAGGACCCAGACTTCCACAGTTTTGATGATTGACATCTCCCATTCCATGATTTTGTATGGGGAAGACAGGATTACTCCTGCCAAAAAAGTTGCGATGGCTTTGGCTGAATTAATTAAAACACGATATCCAAAAGACACCTTGGATATCATTGTTTTCGGCAATGATGCCTGGCAGATTGAAATCAAAGATTTGCCTTACCTGCAAGTAGGGCCATATCATACCAATACCGTTGCAGGTTTGGAATTGGCCATGGATCTATTGAGAAAAAGAAAAAATCCCAATAAGCAGATTTTCATGATTACAGATGGTAAACCAACCTGTTTAAAAGTAGGCATCAAATATTATAAAAATGCTTTTGGCATAGACAGTAAAATTCTCAGCGAGACACTTAAGCTCGCAGCGCAGTGCCGAAAACTGAAAATTCCCGTTACCACCTTTATGATTGCTTCCGACCCCTATCTCAAAGAGTTTGTGAAGGAATTCACCAAGGTGAATAATGGGAATGCCTATTACAGCAGTCTCAAAGGGTTGGGAGATTTGATTTTTGAAGATTATAGACGAAACAGAACCAAAAAATTTTAA
- the prmC gene encoding peptide chain release factor N(5)-glutamine methyltransferase, whose translation MNLTALFQSFSSRLQTIYSKQESESLVLWLFEEYLGKNRIDLFSNNVVESIPIELENALKELLKGKPIQYVTGKAPFYGREFLVNSNVLIPRNETEELVHLIIKENKNSGLRILDIGTGSGCIPITLAMELNDAEVFGLDISDKALSVASRNAISLDAEVVFQKCDILNEEIPLKHLDIIVSNPPYVKISEKEMMHENVLKHEPHLALFVDDDDPLLFYKHIGKKAKKVLKPYGRLYFEINEALGNETVDILTEYGYTEVKILEDLNGKNRMVRATFNPDS comes from the coding sequence ATGAACCTTACAGCATTGTTTCAATCTTTTTCTTCGCGGCTTCAGACAATTTATTCCAAACAGGAATCAGAATCTCTTGTTCTTTGGCTTTTTGAAGAGTACTTGGGAAAGAACAGAATAGATCTATTCAGTAATAATGTTGTGGAATCAATTCCGATAGAACTCGAAAATGCCTTGAAGGAACTGCTTAAAGGAAAACCGATTCAATATGTCACCGGTAAAGCACCATTTTATGGCAGAGAATTTTTGGTAAACTCCAATGTGTTGATTCCAAGAAATGAAACCGAGGAGCTTGTGCATTTGATCATCAAGGAAAACAAAAATTCCGGGTTGCGGATTTTGGATATTGGGACAGGCTCGGGTTGTATTCCCATTACTTTGGCCATGGAATTAAACGACGCTGAAGTTTTTGGTCTGGACATCAGCGATAAAGCACTTTCAGTGGCTTCCAGGAATGCCATTTCACTGGATGCTGAGGTTGTTTTCCAAAAATGTGATATTCTAAACGAGGAAATACCACTCAAGCATTTGGATATCATTGTCAGCAATCCGCCCTATGTGAAGATATCTGAGAAAGAAATGATGCATGAAAATGTGTTGAAACATGAACCTCATTTGGCACTCTTTGTAGATGATGATGATCCGCTGTTGTTTTATAAGCATATAGGCAAAAAAGCGAAAAAAGTTTTAAAACCTTATGGAAGACTATATTTTGAAATCAATGAAGCTTTGGGAAACGAAACTGTTGATATTTTAACTGAATACGGATACACTGAAGTAAAGATTCTCGAGGATCTAAATGGGAAAAATAGGATGGTAAGGGCTACGTTCAATCCTGATTCATAA
- a CDS encoding acylphosphatase encodes MKINKQIKINGKVQGVFFRKSTLEKAITLGINGWVRNESDGSVLVEMEGNPSAIAEMENWLGIGPPLAKVDFLEITEGNEKGHQQFLIIN; translated from the coding sequence ATGAAGATCAATAAGCAGATCAAAATCAATGGAAAAGTTCAGGGTGTTTTTTTTCGAAAGAGTACCTTGGAAAAAGCCATAACCCTTGGGATCAATGGCTGGGTAAGAAATGAATCAGATGGTTCTGTATTGGTAGAAATGGAAGGCAATCCTTCTGCAATTGCAGAAATGGAAAATTGGCTAGGAATAGGGCCTCCCTTGGCCAAAGTTGACTTCTTGGAAATTACTGAAGGAAATGAAAAAGGTCATCAGCAGTTCTTGATTATTAATTAA
- a CDS encoding carbamoyltransferase family protein, protein MIILGLNYYFHDSTACIIVDGQLIAAIEEERLNRDKHTKQFPEMAIDRCLKMANLTLKDIDHIAVSIKPNHNLGKKFRYIISHPKSARYLLSYEIRHPYRKQKGFWKWYNSSYGSKKTGPKIHFIPHHLTHGPGSFFVSPYKEAAILGIDGSGEWATAMLGFGKDNHIDCFHESFFPHSLGSFYEAVTQFCGFITNYDEGKTMGLAPMGDPEVFKKEVEKIVRIDKNGGIHIDLSYFNYQHMNYKGISHLSPKFIEIFGEPRKRGGEFKKHHMDVAAAFQRVLEDRVLEICDILYEKTKTDYLVISGGVSLNSVMNGRIVRESKFKDVYVMPAAGDNGTAIGAAYYLYNGILKNPRNFVHSNPYVGTSYSNEEIEKVLIACKLTYTFHEDICETAATLLESGKIIGWFQDKMEIGPRALGSRSILANPAFPDMKDKINSEVKFREAYRPFAPSAIVEAKDLFFDLEVEAPFMLKVCNVLKEQQMVIPAVTHVDGSARLQTVRKELHPRYYDVIKKLGDKTGVPVVLNTSFNIQGEPVVESPKDAIRCFFSTGLDALAIGNFLLVKKTAQEKILDKKQNEAVFASK, encoded by the coding sequence ATGATTATTTTAGGATTGAATTACTATTTCCACGACTCTACTGCCTGTATCATTGTTGACGGGCAACTCATTGCAGCTATTGAAGAAGAGCGTCTCAACAGAGACAAACATACCAAACAATTTCCTGAAATGGCCATAGATAGATGCCTAAAGATGGCTAATCTTACCTTGAAGGATATCGATCATATTGCTGTCTCCATCAAACCAAACCATAATTTAGGGAAGAAATTCCGGTATATCATAAGTCACCCAAAGAGTGCAAGGTATCTGCTGAGTTATGAAATAAGACATCCTTATAGAAAACAAAAAGGTTTTTGGAAGTGGTATAACTCAAGCTATGGATCAAAAAAGACGGGGCCAAAAATTCATTTTATTCCCCATCATCTTACACACGGTCCAGGTTCCTTCTTTGTTTCTCCCTACAAAGAGGCCGCCATCTTAGGAATTGATGGTTCCGGCGAATGGGCCACTGCCATGTTGGGATTTGGGAAAGACAATCACATCGATTGCTTTCATGAAAGTTTCTTTCCGCATTCATTGGGATCCTTTTATGAGGCAGTCACCCAATTTTGTGGATTTATTACCAATTACGATGAGGGAAAAACCATGGGGCTTGCGCCAATGGGAGATCCTGAAGTTTTCAAAAAAGAAGTAGAAAAGATTGTCCGCATTGACAAAAATGGTGGTATCCATATAGATTTAAGCTACTTCAATTACCAGCATATGAATTATAAAGGGATTTCCCATTTATCCCCTAAGTTCATTGAGATTTTTGGTGAACCAAGAAAACGTGGCGGCGAATTCAAAAAACACCATATGGATGTTGCAGCAGCATTTCAACGCGTGTTGGAAGACAGGGTGCTGGAAATCTGTGATATACTCTATGAAAAAACCAAAACCGATTACCTTGTAATCTCAGGCGGGGTTTCCTTGAACAGTGTCATGAATGGGCGGATTGTCCGTGAAAGTAAATTCAAGGATGTCTATGTAATGCCTGCTGCAGGAGATAATGGAACCGCTATTGGTGCGGCCTATTACCTTTATAATGGTATCCTCAAAAATCCCAGAAATTTTGTTCATTCCAATCCCTATGTGGGAACTTCCTACAGCAATGAGGAAATAGAAAAAGTACTTATAGCTTGCAAACTTACTTATACCTTTCACGAAGATATTTGTGAAACAGCAGCAACTCTTTTGGAAAGTGGTAAAATCATCGGTTGGTTTCAGGACAAAATGGAGATTGGTCCACGGGCTTTGGGGAGTAGGAGTATACTTGCCAATCCTGCTTTTCCGGATATGAAAGATAAAATCAATTCGGAGGTCAAATTCAGAGAAGCCTATAGGCCATTTGCGCCATCAGCTATTGTGGAAGCCAAGGACCTGTTTTTTGATTTGGAAGTGGAAGCGCCTTTTATGCTTAAAGTCTGTAATGTGCTTAAAGAGCAACAGATGGTTATCCCTGCAGTTACCCACGTAGATGGGAGTGCAAGATTGCAAACGGTTAGAAAAGAACTGCATCCAAGGTATTATGATGTCATCAAAAAACTTGGAGATAAAACAGGAGTACCCGTTGTCTTGAATACAAGTTTCAACATACAGGGAGAACCTGTTGTAGAATCTCCTAAGGATGCTATCCGCTGTTTCTTTTCTACCGGGCTTGATGCCTTGGCAATAGGTAATTTTTTACTTGTAAAGAAAACTGCACAAGAAAAAATCCTTGATAAAAAACAAAATGAAGCTGTCTTTGCCAGCAAGTAA
- a CDS encoding thiamine pyrophosphokinase, which produces MSSHHFVKEQQEPALIILNAAGISFDAVAALLEWVPTVLVAQEEVFTVISWGIKIDIILAEMDFQQQHFHLLEEQYPVKFLGVQDGNFLDEGLQYLIASKHSAVNIIGFDHQKVFGLEGILEFLDIVVWDGPTRYFPIKKGEFKKWFPASSVQLHAPEGTLIEVKTPDDSNIIEIRHATVLEIPEGTSIFKSKEIFWVGEIMNQD; this is translated from the coding sequence ATGTCCTCTCATCATTTTGTCAAAGAACAGCAAGAACCGGCTTTAATCATCCTGAATGCAGCAGGTATCAGTTTTGATGCTGTCGCAGCTTTATTGGAATGGGTTCCGACGGTTTTGGTAGCGCAAGAGGAGGTTTTCACCGTAATATCCTGGGGAATTAAAATCGATATCATTCTGGCTGAAATGGATTTTCAGCAACAGCATTTCCATCTGCTGGAGGAGCAGTATCCAGTCAAATTTTTGGGAGTTCAGGATGGAAATTTTCTTGATGAGGGCTTGCAGTATCTGATTGCCTCCAAGCATTCTGCCGTAAATATCATCGGGTTTGATCACCAAAAGGTCTTTGGACTGGAAGGAATACTTGAATTTTTGGATATTGTAGTTTGGGATGGGCCGACCAGGTATTTTCCGATAAAAAAAGGGGAATTCAAAAAGTGGTTTCCTGCCAGTTCCGTTCAATTACATGCACCTGAGGGGACACTGATCGAAGTCAAGACTCCTGATGATTCCAACATCATTGAAATCAGACATGCTACAGTTCTTGAAATTCCTGAAGGAACAAGCATCTTTAAATCAAAAGAGATTTTTTGGGTTGGGGAAATTATGAATCAGGATTGA
- a CDS encoding hydrogen peroxide-inducible genes activator, whose translation MTIQQLEYIIAVDKHRHFGHAAESCFVTQPTLSAQVSKLEKELEVILFDRSKMPVIPTEIGVQVIEHAKRVVSESKGIYELLLQLKGDVSGVIKLGIIPTLAPYLLHRFIKGFLEKYPKVKLQVEETVTEEILRKLKNDELDLGVVVTPLDEPGIVEKPMFYEKFYAYLSKDHQLLKKDKLNVQDLESDDMWMLQQGHCFRDQVFNLCNQTKFQRMNFHYESGSLEGLKNMVNQYKGITLLPELSTFSLNEEEKQRLRKFTGEEPTREVSIVLTRNFLKKKLVELLYNEICAAVPQEMTSKSHGKIVRFK comes from the coding sequence ATGACGATTCAGCAACTCGAATACATCATTGCCGTGGACAAACACAGGCATTTTGGCCATGCAGCAGAATCCTGTTTTGTGACACAGCCTACCCTTAGCGCACAAGTCAGTAAATTGGAAAAGGAACTGGAGGTAATTCTTTTCGATAGATCCAAAATGCCCGTGATTCCCACAGAGATAGGCGTGCAGGTAATTGAACATGCCAAAAGGGTAGTTTCTGAGAGCAAAGGAATATATGAGTTGTTGTTACAGCTGAAAGGCGATGTCAGTGGAGTAATCAAATTGGGGATAATTCCCACACTTGCCCCTTATCTGTTGCATCGCTTTATCAAAGGCTTTTTGGAAAAATACCCCAAGGTCAAGCTGCAAGTAGAGGAAACCGTCACAGAAGAAATCCTGAGAAAACTAAAAAATGATGAATTGGATTTGGGTGTTGTAGTGACTCCATTGGATGAACCCGGGATTGTGGAAAAGCCGATGTTTTATGAAAAATTCTATGCTTACCTCTCAAAAGATCATCAACTCCTCAAAAAAGACAAATTAAATGTGCAGGATTTGGAATCAGATGACATGTGGATGCTTCAGCAAGGCCATTGTTTCAGAGATCAGGTTTTTAATCTCTGCAATCAAACCAAATTCCAAAGGATGAATTTTCATTATGAAAGCGGATCTTTGGAAGGATTAAAAAACATGGTCAATCAATATAAAGGAATCACTTTGCTTCCGGAGTTATCCACATTTTCTCTGAACGAGGAGGAAAAGCAGCGACTGAGAAAATTCACTGGAGAGGAACCTACAAGGGAAGTAAGTATTGTACTTACCAGAAATTTTTTAAAAAAGAAATTGGTTGAATTGCTCTATAATGAAATCTGTGCTGCTGTCCCTCAGGAAATGACTTCCAAATCACATGGAAAAATAGTGAGGTTTAAGTGA
- a CDS encoding Kazal-type serine protease inhibitor family protein, with translation MRKISILAATFSSIFILAFQCNDINSKELSNDGCIDSSKINPDAVCYMIHDPVCGCDGKTYSNDCIAINKGVLSFEKGECK, from the coding sequence ATGAGAAAGATTTCAATTTTAGCAGCGACATTTTCATCCATATTTATCCTTGCATTTCAGTGTAATGATATCAATTCCAAGGAATTGTCTAATGATGGATGTATTGATTCTTCCAAAATAAATCCTGATGCAGTATGTTATATGATCCATGATCCTGTTTGTGGCTGCGATGGGAAAACCTATTCAAATGATTGCATCGCTATCAATAAAGGTGTTTTGTCTTTTGAAAAAGGGGAATGTAAATGA